Proteins from one Amycolatopsis benzoatilytica AK 16/65 genomic window:
- a CDS encoding regulatory protein RecX, translating to MARAPKVEPAELSPEERAKKAKEICFDLLAARPRAVEELRQALQRKGFDSETAETLLGKLDRAGLVNDAEFAEAWVRNRHAGQGLSRTALVAELRRKGVDGEIAAQAAEEVDRDAEEQRARELVRKRLGSLGNVDEQTAIRRLLGFLARKGYPQGLAYTVIREELREFGAESTLLDDATID from the coding sequence GTGGCCAGGGCACCGAAGGTCGAGCCGGCGGAGCTGTCGCCGGAGGAACGGGCCAAGAAAGCCAAAGAAATCTGCTTCGATCTCCTCGCCGCACGACCGCGGGCGGTCGAGGAGCTGCGACAAGCGTTGCAGCGCAAGGGTTTCGACAGCGAGACCGCGGAAACCCTGCTCGGCAAACTCGACCGGGCCGGGCTGGTGAACGACGCCGAGTTCGCCGAAGCCTGGGTCCGGAACCGGCACGCCGGCCAAGGTTTGTCACGCACCGCGCTCGTCGCCGAGTTGCGGCGGAAAGGCGTCGACGGCGAGATCGCGGCCCAGGCCGCCGAAGAAGTCGACCGGGACGCCGAGGAACAGCGGGCCCGCGAGCTCGTGCGCAAGCGGCTGGGGTCGCTTGGCAACGTCGACGAGCAGACGGCGATCCGCCGGCTGCTGGGGTTCCTTGCCCGGAAGGGCTATCCGCAAGGGCTGGCGTACACGGTGATCCGCGAAGAGCTCCGGGAGTTCGGGGCGGAATCCACGCTGCTCGACGACGCGACGATCGACTGA
- the eda gene encoding bifunctional 4-hydroxy-2-oxoglutarate aldolase/2-dehydro-3-deoxy-phosphogluconate aldolase, with the protein MTTGTDLLALSPVMPVVVIDDVEDAVPTARALHAGGIGVIELTLRTPVALAAIERVAAEVPDIVVGAGTVTSPEQAKQAADAGAKFLVTPGCTDAVLDAAFGTGLPFLPGASTVSEAMRLAERGLSALKFFPAEASGGAAFLKSIAGPLPQLRFCPTGGITVTSAPSYLALPNVGCIGGSWLTPAKLLAAKDFAAVEKLAAEAAALRG; encoded by the coding sequence GTGACCACCGGCACGGACCTGCTCGCCCTGTCCCCCGTGATGCCCGTCGTGGTGATCGACGACGTGGAAGACGCGGTGCCGACCGCCCGCGCCCTCCATGCCGGCGGGATCGGAGTGATCGAGCTGACGCTGCGCACGCCGGTCGCGCTGGCCGCGATCGAGCGGGTGGCCGCGGAAGTGCCGGACATCGTCGTGGGCGCCGGCACGGTGACGTCGCCGGAGCAGGCCAAGCAGGCAGCGGACGCGGGCGCGAAGTTCCTGGTCACGCCGGGTTGCACCGACGCCGTGCTGGACGCGGCGTTCGGCACCGGGCTGCCGTTCCTGCCCGGCGCGAGCACCGTGTCGGAAGCCATGCGACTGGCCGAGCGGGGGCTGAGTGCGCTGAAATTCTTTCCGGCGGAGGCCAGCGGGGGTGCCGCGTTCCTGAAGTCGATCGCCGGCCCGTTGCCGCAGCTACGGTTCTGCCCGACCGGCGGCATCACGGTGACGTCGGCACCGTCTTATTTGGCGCTGCCGAACGTCGGCTGCATCGGCGGTTCGTGGCTGACACCGGCGAAACTGTTGGCCGCCAAGGACTTCGCCGCGGTCGAGAAGCTGGCCGCGGAGGCCGCCGCACTGCGCGGCTGA
- the edd gene encoding phosphogluconate dehydratase: MSSSPNPTVAVHPVVAKVTARIVERSAATRAAHLARSEAAFEEGPVRRGLACSNLAHGFAAMDGVDKQALRQLRAPGVAIVSSYNDMLSAHQPMQEYPDWLKKSVRAAGGVAQFAGGVPAMCDGITQGRPGMELSLFSREVIAMATAIALSHDMFDAALLLGVCDKIVPGLLIGALSFGHLPAVLVPAGPMNSGLPNKEKARVRQLYAEGLATREDLLDAEAASYHSAGTCTFYGTANSNQMVVEVMGLHLPGASFVPPNTPLRKALTEEAGRRVVELSRGEHYTPVSRVLDEKAFVNGIVALLATGGSTNHTMHLVAIAAAAGIVLSWDDFSDLSAVVPLLARVYPNGSADINHFHAAGGIQFLVGTLLDAGLLHEDVHTVAGFGLRRYTQEPILSDGELVWRDVPTRSLDEEVLRPVRRPFAPDGGLRMVSGNLGRAVTKVSAVAPEHRVVEAPARVFTSQEAFRAAFEAGELDRDLVVVLRQQGPQANGMPELHGLTPALGVLMDRGFQVALLTDGRMSGASGKVPAAIQVTPEAAMGGPIARIADGDLVRFDARSGTLDVLVADEELARRDLVDAPPSEAAWTGTGRELFGALRRAVGPADQGASVFGALTPELDLARGFPPYGSGTMDSSRYALQTQEVGQ, translated from the coding sequence ATGAGCAGCAGCCCGAACCCGACCGTCGCGGTGCACCCCGTAGTCGCGAAGGTCACCGCCCGGATCGTCGAGCGCAGCGCGGCGACGCGAGCAGCGCACCTCGCACGAAGCGAGGCCGCCTTCGAGGAAGGGCCGGTCCGTCGCGGCCTCGCGTGCAGCAATCTCGCCCACGGTTTCGCCGCGATGGACGGTGTCGACAAGCAGGCGCTGCGCCAGCTTCGCGCACCGGGCGTGGCGATCGTGTCCTCCTACAACGACATGCTTTCGGCGCACCAGCCGATGCAGGAGTACCCGGACTGGCTCAAGAAGTCCGTCCGCGCCGCCGGAGGGGTCGCCCAGTTCGCCGGCGGCGTGCCCGCGATGTGCGACGGCATCACGCAGGGCCGGCCGGGCATGGAGTTGTCGCTGTTCAGCCGCGAAGTCATCGCGATGGCGACGGCGATCGCGCTGTCCCACGACATGTTCGACGCCGCGCTGCTGCTGGGCGTGTGCGACAAGATCGTGCCGGGTCTGCTGATCGGCGCGCTGTCGTTCGGGCACCTGCCCGCGGTGCTCGTGCCGGCCGGGCCGATGAACTCGGGCTTGCCGAACAAGGAAAAAGCGCGGGTGCGACAGCTGTACGCGGAGGGCCTCGCCACCCGCGAAGACCTGCTCGACGCCGAAGCCGCGTCCTACCATTCGGCTGGCACCTGCACGTTCTACGGCACCGCCAACTCGAACCAGATGGTGGTCGAGGTGATGGGCCTGCACCTGCCCGGCGCGAGCTTCGTGCCGCCGAACACTCCGCTGCGCAAGGCGCTCACCGAAGAGGCCGGACGTCGCGTCGTCGAACTGTCGCGCGGCGAGCACTACACACCGGTTTCCCGGGTGCTGGACGAGAAGGCGTTCGTCAACGGCATCGTGGCGTTGCTGGCGACCGGCGGATCCACGAACCACACGATGCACCTGGTGGCGATCGCCGCGGCGGCGGGGATCGTGCTGAGCTGGGACGATTTCTCCGATCTGTCGGCCGTCGTCCCGTTGCTGGCGCGGGTGTACCCGAACGGCAGCGCGGACATCAACCACTTCCACGCGGCGGGCGGCATCCAGTTCCTGGTCGGCACGCTGCTCGACGCGGGTTTGCTGCACGAGGACGTGCACACCGTCGCGGGCTTCGGGCTGCGCCGGTACACGCAGGAGCCGATCCTGTCGGACGGCGAGCTGGTGTGGCGGGACGTCCCGACCCGCAGCCTCGACGAGGAAGTGCTTCGCCCGGTTCGGCGGCCGTTCGCACCGGACGGCGGGCTGCGGATGGTGTCCGGGAACCTGGGCCGCGCCGTCACGAAGGTGTCGGCGGTCGCGCCGGAGCACCGCGTGGTCGAGGCGCCCGCTCGGGTGTTCACGTCGCAGGAGGCGTTCCGGGCCGCGTTCGAGGCCGGGGAACTGGACCGGGACCTGGTCGTGGTGTTGCGGCAACAGGGACCGCAGGCGAACGGAATGCCGGAGCTGCACGGCTTGACGCCCGCGCTGGGCGTGCTGATGGACCGCGGCTTCCAGGTCGCGCTGCTCACCGACGGCCGGATGTCGGGAGCGTCCGGCAAGGTCCCGGCGGCGATCCAGGTAACGCCGGAAGCGGCGATGGGCGGGCCGATCGCGCGGATCGCCGACGGCGACCTCGTCCGGTTCGACGCCCGGTCCGGCACTCTCGACGTGCTGGTCGCCGACGAGGAGCTGGCCCGCCGCGACCTGGTGGACGCACCGCCGTCGGAGGCGGCGTGGACCGGGACCGGAAGGGAGCTGTTCGGCGCGCTGCGCCGTGCGGTCGGTCCCGCCGACCAGGGCGCGAGTGTGTTCGGGGCGCTCACTCCGGAGCTGGACCTCGCCCGGGGCTTCCCGCCATACGGAAGCGGGACAATGGATTCGTCCCGCTACGCTCTCCAGACTCAGGAGGTTGGTCAGTGA
- a CDS encoding SAM-dependent methyltransferase, which yields MAEDPLPGVDLERPNVARVYDWYLGGTANWAVDREFGKRVLATFPAGMYCARANRAFLHRAVRHLVARGVRQFVDIGSGVPTMGNVHQVADEVAPDSRVVYIDCEPVAVAHSRILLERHGDPARHAVIQGDLREPDGIWAAVAETGVVDLAEPVALLVTAVLHIQQAGPDGEDIGPAAIAQYRELLVPGSYLVLSQITHEGLPADLAGQLHATIQLYDDNVNKHVLRSKAEFGALFGDFELLAPGVVWTASWRPEESGPNTPAVDFDDPSEAVMLAGVGRKR from the coding sequence ATGGCGGAGGATCCTCTGCCGGGGGTAGACCTGGAGCGGCCGAACGTCGCCCGGGTCTACGACTGGTATCTCGGCGGCACGGCCAACTGGGCGGTCGACCGCGAGTTCGGCAAGAGGGTGCTGGCGACGTTTCCGGCCGGAATGTACTGCGCCAGAGCGAATCGCGCGTTTTTGCACCGCGCGGTCCGGCACCTGGTGGCCCGGGGAGTGCGCCAGTTCGTCGACATCGGTTCGGGCGTCCCGACGATGGGCAACGTGCACCAGGTCGCCGACGAGGTCGCCCCGGATTCCCGCGTCGTCTACATCGATTGCGAGCCGGTCGCGGTCGCGCACTCCCGGATCCTGCTGGAGCGGCACGGAGATCCCGCTCGACACGCGGTCATCCAGGGAGACCTGCGCGAACCGGACGGAATCTGGGCCGCTGTCGCGGAAACCGGCGTGGTCGATCTCGCCGAGCCAGTGGCGCTGCTCGTCACCGCGGTGCTGCACATCCAGCAGGCCGGCCCGGACGGGGAGGACATCGGGCCGGCCGCGATCGCGCAGTACCGGGAGCTGCTGGTCCCCGGCTCGTATCTGGTGCTGTCGCAGATCACCCACGAAGGCTTGCCAGCGGACCTCGCGGGCCAGCTGCACGCGACCATCCAGCTGTACGACGACAACGTGAACAAGCACGTCCTGCGGTCGAAGGCCGAGTTCGGGGCGTTGTTCGGCGACTTTGAACTACTGGCGCCTGGGGTCGTGTGGACGGCGTCGTGGCGGCCGGAGGAGAGCGGGCCGAACACGCCCGCTGTCGACTTCGACGATCCCAGCGAGGCGGTCATGCTGGCGGGAGTCGGCCGGAAGCGCTGA
- a CDS encoding DUF6401 family natural product biosynthesis protein, with protein MCEPIALETWTTGPIRATIAKMAADPWRSAVLDHHQDEVRAELSAAGAPLDRATLTLYLHVLSRAMDYVGTDIPGDALPLARVHDTGMDWFTVRIAATCQLAISEGLAT; from the coding sequence ATGTGCGAGCCGATAGCGCTGGAGACCTGGACGACCGGACCGATCCGCGCCACCATCGCGAAAATGGCAGCCGATCCCTGGCGATCAGCCGTGCTCGACCATCACCAGGACGAGGTTCGCGCCGAACTCTCCGCGGCTGGTGCACCGCTCGACCGGGCCACCCTGACCCTCTACCTGCACGTGCTCAGCCGCGCGATGGACTACGTCGGCACGGACATTCCCGGCGACGCGCTGCCGCTCGCGCGCGTCCACGACACCGGAATGGACTGGTTCACCGTCCGGATCGCCGCCACCTGCCAGCTCGCCATCAGCGAGGGACTCGCCACCTGA